From the genome of Neodiprion pinetum isolate iyNeoPine1 chromosome 3, iyNeoPine1.2, whole genome shotgun sequence, one region includes:
- the Karl gene encoding apolipoprotein D: MTSAFEPFGIYRVRIFLFLLLTVYFISETDGVYKRREDKSKCPKVKAIRNFDTAEFLGYWYIVQYYASSEEALDYRCMRAELSVSSEIAEVTMNFTYSFADDPINEQLGGNITWKIPSPDFPAHWVHAEDTYEGIYNTYVLDSDYKSWALLMHCAEKSKSPRYLSSFIMSRDPQLGVNVISYLREKLPRYDIDLEYMFPMSQENCTTVDPGIGLLMPPPVRVVSKRRNGGRRHPLKRKNRRF; the protein is encoded by the exons ATGACCTCCGCCTTCGAGCCTTTCGGCATTTACCGTGTCCGTATTTTCCTGTTCTTATTACTTACCGTTTACTTTATCAGTGAGACCGATGGCGTCTACAAGAGACGGGAGGATAAATCTAAGTGCCCGAAGGTCAAAGCTATACGCAACTTTGACACGGCTGAG TTCTTGGGATATTGGTACATCGTCCAGTACTATGCAAGCTCGGAGGAAGCTCTGGATTACAGATGCATGCGAGCCGAGCTGTCCGTCTCTTCGGAGATCGCCGAAGTGACGATGAACTTCACCTACAGTTTTGCCGACGATCCAATCAACGAACAGCTCGGTGGAAACATCACCTGGAAAATACCTTCGCCGGATTTCCCTGCGCACTGGGTCCACGCCGAAGACACAT ACGAAGGGATATACAACACGTACGTACTCGATTCCGACTACAAATCTTGGGCCTTACTGATGCATTGCGCCGAGAAAAGCAAGAGCCCTCGATACCTATCCAGCTTCATTATGAGCCGGGATCCTCAACTTGGGGTCAACGTCATCTCTTATCTCCGAGAGAAACTCCCCAG GTATGACATCGACCTGGAGTACATGTTCCCGATGTCTCAAGAAAATTGCACGACTGTGGATCCAGGAATCGGACTACTGATGCCACCTCCGGTACGCGTCGTGTCGAAGAGGCGAAACGGGGGGCGGCGACATCCGTTGAAGAGGAAAAATCGTCGCTTCTAA